Proteins encoded together in one Polaribacter reichenbachii window:
- the secA gene encoding preprotein translocase subunit SecA gives MGILDSVIKLFVGDKQQKDLKILQPIVEDVKKFEAALTKLSHDELRAKTQEFKDKLKAATKELDDRISALEQEAKEADIDRQEDIYTEIDALKDEAYAISEATLAEIMPEAFAVIKETAKRFVENEEVEVTATPFDRELSATNEHITLEDDKAFWANSWDAAGKPVTWDMIHYDVQLIGGSVLHQGKIAEMMTGEGKTLVSTLPVYLNALTGNGVHVVTVNDYLAKRDRAWMAPIFEFHGLSTDCIDFHQPNSDARRKAYNADITYGTNNEFGFDYLRDNMASSKDDLVQRAPNYAIIDEVDSVLIDDARTPLIISGPVPQGDRHEFNDLKPLVADIVALQKKHLVGVLAEAKKLLAEGNEKEGGFLLLRVYRGLPKNKALIKFLSQEGTKQILQKTENTYMADNNKLMPEVDEDLWFVVEEKNNQIDLTDKGIAHLSEKTNNDTFFVLPDIGVKIGEIDKAETSKEEKASQKEELYKDFSIKSERIHTMNQLLKAYTVFEKDVEYVVMDNKVMIVDEQTGRIMDGRRYSDGLHQAIEAKENCKIEDATQTFATVTLQNYFRMYRKLSGMTGTAITEAGELWEIYKLDVVEIPTNRPIQRDDKEDLVYKTAREKYNAVIEDVVKLVEQKRPVLVGTTSVEISELLGRMLQMRKIPHNILNAKLHKREADVVAEAGKPGVVTIATNMAGRGTDIKLSKEVKEAGGLAIVGTERHDSRRVDRQLRGRAGRQGDVGSSQFYVALDDNLMRLFGSDRIAKMMDRMGLQEGEVIQHSMITKSIERAQKKVEENNFGIRKRLLEYDDIMNSQREFVYKRRRNALDGKRLQVDIANMIYDTCESIILANKGAKDFQNFEFELIKFSSMTSPFSEDEFNKLSEKELTDKLYDIVTEHYKAKIERNAVLAFPVIKDVFENEGDRYERIVVPFTDGIKSLQVVTNLKEAYESDGKSLITDFEKNITLAIIDENWKEHLRKMDELKQSVQNASYEQKDPLLIYKFEAFELFKRTVDEINKEVLSFLFKGELPQQSNQISEARQQKREQLNTSKADVQNTTEQAIQNSRQQQQEPVETVVREQPKIGRNERVTIKNVMSGEEKEVKYKQAIPLIEKGEFVLVNK, from the coding sequence ATGGGTATTTTAGATTCAGTAATTAAACTTTTTGTAGGTGATAAACAGCAAAAAGATTTAAAAATTTTACAACCAATTGTAGAAGATGTAAAGAAATTTGAAGCAGCACTTACTAAACTTTCACACGATGAATTACGTGCAAAAACTCAAGAATTCAAAGATAAGTTAAAAGCCGCAACAAAAGAATTGGATGATAGAATTTCTGCATTAGAACAAGAAGCTAAAGAAGCAGATATTGATAGACAAGAAGACATTTATACCGAAATTGATGCTTTAAAAGATGAAGCATATGCTATTTCTGAAGCTACTTTGGCAGAAATTATGCCAGAAGCTTTTGCTGTTATTAAAGAAACTGCCAAACGTTTTGTAGAAAATGAAGAAGTAGAAGTTACAGCAACACCTTTTGATAGAGAATTATCTGCAACAAACGAACATATCACTTTAGAAGACGATAAAGCTTTTTGGGCAAATTCTTGGGATGCAGCAGGTAAACCTGTTACTTGGGATATGATTCACTATGATGTACAATTAATTGGTGGTTCTGTTTTACATCAAGGTAAAATTGCAGAAATGATGACTGGAGAAGGTAAAACACTAGTTTCTACTTTACCAGTTTACTTAAATGCTTTAACAGGTAATGGAGTGCACGTTGTTACTGTAAATGATTATTTAGCAAAACGTGATAGAGCTTGGATGGCGCCTATTTTCGAATTCCACGGTTTATCTACAGATTGTATTGATTTTCATCAACCCAACTCAGATGCACGTAGAAAAGCTTACAATGCAGATATTACTTATGGAACAAATAACGAATTTGGTTTCGATTATTTACGTGATAATATGGCTAGCTCTAAAGACGATTTAGTACAAAGAGCACCAAATTACGCTATTATTGATGAAGTAGATTCTGTTTTAATTGATGATGCAAGAACTCCTTTAATTATTTCTGGTCCTGTACCACAAGGAGACAGACACGAATTTAACGACTTAAAACCTTTAGTTGCAGATATTGTTGCTTTACAAAAAAAGCATTTAGTTGGTGTTTTAGCAGAAGCAAAAAAATTATTAGCAGAAGGAAACGAAAAAGAAGGTGGATTCTTATTATTAAGAGTTTACAGAGGTTTACCTAAAAATAAAGCTTTAATTAAGTTTTTATCTCAAGAAGGTACAAAACAAATTTTACAAAAAACTGAAAATACATATATGGCAGACAACAACAAGTTGATGCCAGAAGTAGATGAAGATTTATGGTTTGTTGTAGAAGAAAAAAATAATCAAATTGATTTAACTGATAAAGGTATTGCCCATTTATCAGAAAAAACAAACAACGATACTTTCTTTGTATTACCAGATATTGGTGTTAAAATTGGTGAAATTGATAAAGCAGAAACATCAAAAGAAGAAAAAGCTTCCCAAAAAGAAGAACTATACAAAGACTTTAGCATAAAAAGCGAGCGTATTCATACTATGAATCAACTTTTAAAAGCATACACTGTTTTTGAAAAAGATGTTGAGTATGTAGTTATGGACAATAAAGTAATGATTGTTGATGAACAAACAGGTCGTATTATGGACGGTCGTCGTTATTCTGATGGTTTACACCAAGCAATTGAAGCAAAAGAAAACTGTAAAATTGAAGATGCTACACAAACTTTTGCCACTGTAACTTTACAGAATTACTTTAGAATGTATCGTAAACTTTCTGGTATGACAGGAACTGCGATTACAGAAGCAGGTGAGTTATGGGAAATTTACAAATTAGACGTTGTAGAAATACCAACAAACAGACCTATTCAAAGAGATGATAAAGAAGATTTAGTTTACAAAACTGCTCGTGAAAAATACAATGCTGTTATAGAAGATGTTGTAAAATTAGTAGAACAAAAAAGACCAGTTTTAGTTGGTACAACATCCGTAGAAATATCAGAATTATTGGGTAGAATGTTACAAATGCGTAAAATTCCTCATAATATATTAAATGCAAAATTACACAAACGTGAAGCTGATGTTGTTGCAGAAGCTGGTAAACCTGGTGTTGTAACCATTGCAACAAATATGGCTGGTCGTGGAACAGATATTAAACTATCTAAAGAAGTAAAAGAAGCTGGTGGTTTAGCAATTGTAGGTACAGAAAGACACGATTCACGAAGAGTAGACAGACAGTTAAGAGGACGTGCAGGAAGACAAGGTGATGTTGGTTCTTCTCAGTTCTATGTGGCTTTAGATGATAACTTAATGCGTCTTTTTGGTTCTGATAGAATTGCCAAAATGATGGATAGAATGGGCTTACAAGAAGGTGAAGTTATTCAACATTCTATGATTACCAAATCTATAGAAAGAGCTCAGAAAAAAGTTGAAGAAAATAACTTTGGTATCAGAAAACGTTTGTTAGAATATGATGATATTATGAACTCTCAGCGTGAGTTTGTTTACAAAAGAAGAAGAAATGCTTTAGACGGTAAACGCTTACAAGTAGATATTGCAAATATGATTTATGATACTTGCGAATCTATTATCCTGGCAAATAAAGGCGCTAAAGATTTTCAGAATTTTGAGTTTGAATTGATCAAATTCTCTTCGATGACTTCTCCTTTTTCTGAAGATGAGTTTAATAAACTGTCTGAAAAAGAATTAACAGACAAATTGTACGATATTGTTACTGAACATTACAAAGCAAAAATCGAAAGAAATGCTGTTTTAGCTTTCCCAGTTATTAAAGATGTTTTTGAAAATGAAGGTGATCGTTATGAACGAATTGTAGTTCCTTTTACAGACGGAATTAAATCTTTACAAGTTGTTACCAACTTAAAAGAGGCTTACGAAAGTGATGGTAAATCGTTAATTACAGATTTTGAGAAAAATATAACGTTAGCCATTATTGATGAAAACTGGAAAGAGCATTTACGTAAAATGGATGAGTTAAAACAATCTGTACAAAATGCGTCTTATGAACAAAAAGACCCTCTATTAATTTATAAGTTCGAAGCTTTTGAATTGTTTAAAAGAACTGTAGATGAAATAAATAAAGAAGTTTTATCATTCTTATTTAAAGGAGAATTACCTCAACAATCTAATCAGATTTCTGAAGCTCGTCAACAAAAAAGAGAGCAATTAAATACTAGCAAAGCTGATGTTCAAAACACTACAGAACAAGCCATTCAAAACTCTAGACAGCAACAACAAGAACCTGTTGAAACTGTAGTAAGAGAGCAACCAAAAATTGGTAGAAACGAACGTGTTACTATTAAAAATGTAATGAGTGGTGAAGAAAAAGAGGTAAAATACAAACAAGCAATTCCTTTAATTGAAAAAGGTGAGTTTGTTTTAGTAAATAAATAA
- a CDS encoding DUF2795 domain-containing protein — translation MYWTLELASYLADAPWPATKDELIDYAIRTGAPLEVVENLQDIEDEGDAYDSIIEIWPDYPTEDDYLWNEDEY, via the coding sequence ATGTATTGGACATTAGAATTAGCATCTTATTTAGCAGACGCACCTTGGCCAGCAACCAAAGATGAGTTAATAGATTACGCAATTAGAACAGGAGCTCCTTTAGAAGTTGTAGAAAACTTACAGGATATTGAAGATGAAGGTGATGCTTATGACTCTATAATTGAAATTTGGCCAGATTATCCCACAGAAGATGATTATCTTTGGAATGAGGATGAATACTAA
- a CDS encoding cob(I)yrinic acid a,c-diamide adenosyltransferase: MKIYTKTGDAGTTALFGGSRVKKYNLRIESYGTVDELNSYIGLIKDQEISDKIKNSLLKIQNELFTLGAMLATPPEKETLKSGKERLNIPKVDENSIEFLENEIDKMDAVLPQMTHFILPGGHQAVSFCHVARCVCRRAERLSVELNDQENINNDILKYLNRLSDYLFVLARKLSQDLAVEEIKWIPTKQ, from the coding sequence ATGAAAATATATACAAAAACTGGTGATGCAGGAACCACAGCTCTTTTTGGAGGTTCTAGAGTAAAAAAATACAATTTACGCATAGAAAGTTATGGTACTGTAGATGAATTAAACTCTTATATTGGATTAATAAAGGATCAAGAAATTAGTGATAAAATTAAAAATTCTTTGCTAAAAATACAAAATGAGTTATTTACTTTAGGTGCAATGTTAGCAACTCCGCCAGAAAAAGAAACATTAAAATCTGGCAAAGAGCGTTTAAATATTCCTAAAGTTGATGAAAATTCTATTGAGTTTTTAGAAAATGAAATTGATAAAATGGATGCTGTACTTCCTCAAATGACACATTTTATTCTACCTGGAGGTCATCAAGCAGTGTCATTCTGTCACGTTGCCAGATGTGTTTGCAGACGCGCAGAACGCCTTTCTGTAGAATTAAATGACCAAGAAAACATTAATAATGACATCTTAAAATACTTAAACCGACTTTCTGACTACCTTTTTGTATTGGCACGAAAATTGTCTCAAGACTTAGCAGTAGAGGAAATTAAATGGATTCCTACTAAACAATAA
- a CDS encoding DinB family protein, producing MLKFVKTNIHKSILMIPENEYAPYYKSYIQLIESNEKSLLDNLKHSQLDFENTLRKISKEKGDFAYAEGKWTLKELVQHIIDTERVFCYRALCFARNDKTELPGFDENFFVDNSNVQNRDFYDMLDEMKALRISTIHLFESFSDEDLLKIGVGSGNKMSVRALGFIFSGHQTHHLNIVKERYL from the coding sequence ATGCTTAAATTCGTAAAAACAAACATACATAAATCTATTTTAATGATTCCAGAAAATGAATACGCGCCTTATTACAAATCATACATACAATTGATTGAAAGTAATGAAAAATCTTTATTAGATAACTTGAAACATTCTCAATTAGATTTTGAGAATACATTAAGAAAAATATCAAAAGAGAAAGGTGATTTTGCTTATGCAGAAGGTAAATGGACTTTGAAGGAGTTGGTGCAACACATTATTGATACAGAACGTGTTTTTTGTTACAGAGCTTTGTGTTTTGCAAGAAATGATAAAACTGAATTACCAGGTTTTGATGAGAATTTTTTTGTTGATAATTCTAACGTTCAGAATAGAGATTTTTATGATATGTTAGACGAAATGAAAGCTTTAAGAATTAGTACAATTCACCTTTTTGAAAGTTTTTCTGATGAAGATTTGTTAAAAATTGGTGTTGGTTCTGGTAACAAAATGTCTGTGAGAGCTTTAGGGTTTATTTTTTCTGGACATCAAACTCATCATTTAAATATAGTTAAAGAAAGATATTTGTAA
- a CDS encoding DNA/RNA non-specific endonuclease: protein MITQSNLKRETRYGVPAADQILFNRHYVLGYSYYFRQAKWALEIIDKDRTDIERIDNFRPDYRIPEMFRADLADYLNSGFNRGHLVASANQFETQIQNSETFLLSNMTPQVPSFNKGVWKRLENAVRVLDGQKNILETYVISGPLFLFDTEVKVIDSKKDEGVTLPIPHSYFKSILTENHRGTLHIWSFIIPNKATDEDLETFQVPTSKIEKISDLFLWEGLLGTKITRDKNKIKKIWKYK from the coding sequence ATGATTACACAATCTAATTTAAAACGTGAAACCAGATATGGAGTACCAGCTGCAGATCAAATTCTTTTTAATCGTCATTATGTTTTAGGTTACTCCTATTATTTTAGACAAGCAAAATGGGCTTTAGAAATTATAGATAAAGACAGAACTGACATTGAAAGAATAGATAATTTTAGACCCGATTACAGAATTCCAGAAATGTTTAGAGCAGATTTAGCAGACTATTTAAATTCTGGTTTTAACAGAGGTCATTTAGTAGCAAGTGCAAATCAATTTGAAACTCAGATTCAAAATAGCGAAACTTTTCTATTATCTAACATGACGCCTCAAGTACCATCTTTTAACAAAGGTGTTTGGAAACGTTTAGAAAATGCAGTACGAGTTTTAGATGGTCAAAAAAATATTTTAGAAACTTATGTAATTTCTGGTCCTCTATTTTTATTTGATACAGAAGTTAAAGTAATTGATTCCAAAAAAGACGAAGGTGTAACTTTACCTATACCTCACTCCTACTTTAAATCTATTCTTACAGAAAATCATAGAGGCACTTTGCATATTTGGTCTTTTATAATACCAAATAAAGCCACAGATGAAGATTTAGAAACGTTTCAAGTGCCTACCAGTAAAATTGAAAAAATATCAGATTTATTTCTTTGGGAAGGTTTATTAGGTACAAAAATTACGAGAGATAAAAATAAAATTAAGAAAATCTGGAAATATAAATAG
- a CDS encoding endonuclease MutS2: MRTNISEKTLQDLEFSTVLQHISEFCISSLGKEKIFETKPIQQRKELFKELHLVDEYLSSFESENRVPNHGFDNIIENVKRLAIENSFIETDAFLKIATTSLTVNELIKFFKKFQIQFPTFYALSQEIEFTTFVDDEIKKIIDISGEVKNNASASLKQIRRDINNVRGKIGASFSSALSKAIAAGYLDDIKETIVDNQRVLAVSAMHRRKVPGSLLGSSKSGNIVYIAPQATLSYSREYQNLVYEEKQEVVKILRALATTIRPCVALLNEYIQFLIHTDTVGAKAKYALEMDAILPKISNNKKIFFKNAYHPVLWKKNKEQEIKTVAQTIKLDEKQQIIVISGPNAGGKSITLKTIGLLQIMVQSGILIPVDERSETYIFDTILTDIGDNQSIENQLSTYSYRLKNMRYFLRKCNENTLFLIDEFGTGSDPELGGALAEIFLEEFYHKKAFGIITTHYSNLKVLANELENVTNANMQFDERTLEPLYRLFIGQAGSSFTFEVAQKNGIPFSLINKAKKRVETEKVRLDKTISKLQKERNRLQKNSDNLERQKSKGQEHLDSLQEKEQRIQDKLSGFQELYDQNQKMLSLGRKTNELLNKYFQTNNKKELNANFNKWVADEKVRHVKKNPIKPKTKAQKQKAKVVAKQVQETIKKVEKEVLEKVVEVRKEKKIEAAKIAKEKSKYIYKVNDRVRIIDSNSVGTIDKIDKKSVTINYGIFTTKTSLEKLELVEKAKK; this comes from the coding sequence TTGAGAACGAACATTTCAGAGAAAACACTTCAAGATTTAGAATTTTCTACGGTTTTACAACACATTTCAGAATTTTGCATTTCTAGTTTAGGTAAAGAAAAAATCTTTGAAACTAAACCAATTCAGCAGCGTAAAGAACTGTTTAAAGAACTGCATTTAGTAGATGAATATTTATCTTCTTTTGAAAGTGAAAACAGAGTTCCTAATCACGGATTTGATAATATTATAGAAAATGTAAAACGTTTGGCTATAGAAAATAGCTTTATAGAAACTGATGCATTTTTAAAAATAGCCACAACTTCACTTACTGTAAATGAATTAATTAAGTTTTTTAAGAAATTTCAAATTCAGTTCCCTACTTTTTATGCGCTTTCTCAAGAAATAGAATTCACCACTTTTGTAGACGATGAAATAAAGAAAATTATAGATATTTCTGGAGAAGTTAAAAACAATGCATCAGCTTCTTTAAAACAAATTAGAAGAGATATTAATAATGTTCGTGGTAAAATTGGCGCAAGTTTTTCATCAGCATTATCTAAAGCAATTGCTGCTGGTTATTTAGATGATATTAAAGAAACAATTGTAGACAATCAAAGGGTTTTGGCCGTTTCTGCAATGCACAGAAGAAAAGTTCCTGGTAGTTTATTAGGTTCTTCTAAATCTGGTAATATCGTTTATATTGCACCACAAGCAACACTTTCTTATAGCAGAGAATATCAGAATTTAGTGTACGAAGAAAAACAAGAAGTTGTAAAAATATTGCGTGCTTTAGCCACCACAATTCGTCCTTGTGTTGCTTTATTAAATGAATATATTCAATTTTTAATTCACACAGATACAGTTGGTGCAAAGGCAAAATATGCACTAGAAATGGATGCAATTCTTCCAAAAATATCGAATAATAAAAAGATATTTTTTAAAAATGCCTATCATCCTGTTTTATGGAAAAAGAATAAAGAACAAGAAATAAAAACGGTTGCACAAACTATTAAATTAGATGAAAAGCAACAAATTATAGTAATCTCAGGACCAAATGCAGGTGGAAAAAGTATCACCTTAAAAACCATTGGTTTGTTGCAAATTATGGTGCAAAGTGGAATATTAATTCCTGTAGATGAACGTAGTGAAACTTATATTTTTGACACAATTCTAACGGATATTGGAGATAACCAATCTATTGAAAACCAATTAAGTACTTATAGTTATCGCCTTAAAAATATGCGTTATTTTTTACGTAAGTGTAATGAGAATACTTTATTTTTAATTGATGAATTTGGTACAGGTTCAGACCCAGAATTAGGTGGAGCTTTAGCTGAAATTTTCTTAGAAGAATTTTATCATAAAAAAGCATTCGGAATTATAACTACCCACTATTCTAATTTAAAAGTTTTAGCCAATGAATTAGAAAATGTTACCAATGCAAATATGCAATTTGATGAACGCACTTTAGAACCTTTATATCGTTTATTTATTGGGCAAGCAGGTAGCTCTTTTACTTTTGAAGTTGCTCAAAAAAACGGAATTCCATTTAGTTTAATCAATAAAGCTAAAAAAAGAGTAGAAACTGAAAAAGTACGTTTAGACAAAACCATATCTAAACTGCAAAAAGAAAGAAATAGACTTCAAAAAAATTCTGATAATTTAGAAAGACAAAAATCTAAAGGGCAAGAACATTTAGATAGTTTACAAGAAAAAGAACAACGAATTCAAGATAAATTATCAGGTTTCCAAGAATTGTACGATCAAAATCAGAAAATGCTTTCTTTAGGTAGAAAGACGAATGAGTTGTTGAATAAATACTTTCAGACCAACAACAAAAAGGAGTTAAATGCTAATTTTAACAAATGGGTTGCAGACGAAAAAGTAAGGCACGTAAAGAAAAATCCTATAAAACCTAAAACAAAAGCGCAAAAACAAAAAGCAAAAGTGGTTGCAAAACAAGTGCAAGAAACTATTAAAAAAGTAGAAAAAGAGGTTTTAGAAAAGGTAGTAGAAGTTAGAAAAGAAAAAAAGATTGAAGCGGCTAAAATTGCCAAAGAAAAATCTAAATACATTTATAAAGTAAATGATAGAGTTAGAATTATAGATTCTAATTCTGTGGGTACAATTGACAAGATTGACAAGAAAAGTGTAACCATCAATTACGGAATTTTCACAACAAAAACTTCATTAGAAAAATTAGAGTTGGTAGAAAAAGCAAAGAAATAA
- a CDS encoding uracil-DNA glycosylase: protein MEVKIADSWKNILQPEFDKPYFKELTDFVKSEYENYICYPKAKDIFAAFDFCSLNNLKVVIIGQDPYHGPSQANGLCFSVKDAIKHPPSLVNIFKEISSDLNQEYPQSGNLEKWAKQGVLLLNATLTVRAHEAGSHQKKGWETFTDCVIKQISEEKENIIFLLWGGFAKKKVKLINKKKHHILESGHPSPLSANRGYWFNNKHFSKTNEILQSMNKPKIQW from the coding sequence ATGGAAGTAAAAATAGCGGATTCTTGGAAAAATATCTTACAACCAGAATTTGATAAACCTTATTTTAAAGAATTAACAGATTTTGTAAAATCGGAATATGAAAATTATATTTGTTATCCGAAGGCAAAAGACATTTTTGCAGCTTTTGATTTTTGTTCTTTAAACAATTTAAAAGTGGTTATTATTGGTCAAGATCCTTATCACGGACCCAGTCAAGCAAATGGATTGTGTTTTTCTGTTAAAGATGCTATAAAACATCCACCTTCTTTAGTTAATATTTTTAAAGAAATTTCTTCGGATTTGAATCAGGAATATCCACAAAGTGGGAATTTAGAAAAATGGGCAAAGCAAGGAGTTTTGTTACTCAATGCAACTTTAACTGTTAGAGCACACGAAGCTGGTAGTCATCAAAAAAAAGGATGGGAAACTTTTACAGATTGTGTTATCAAACAAATATCCGAAGAAAAAGAAAACATTATTTTTTTACTTTGGGGAGGTTTTGCCAAGAAAAAAGTGAAATTAATTAACAAAAAGAAACATCATATTTTAGAATCTGGGCATCCATCACCTTTAAGTGCCAATAGAGGTTATTGGTTTAATAATAAACATTTTTCTAAAACAAACGAAATTTTACAAAGTATGAATAAGCCTAAAATACAATGGTAG
- a CDS encoding glycosyltransferase family protein, translating into MKILYAIQGTGNGHITRAKEIIPILQEKGDLDILVSGNENDLELGYEIKYKIHGLNYTFGKKGGIDFLASYKKMNLSRFFKEIKALPVKKYDLVLNDFEPVSAWAAKINNVNIVSLSHQNAVSDKAAPKYSKHFLEKLILKYYAPANSKFGFHFKTYSTTTFTPIIRKKIRNRKITNKGHFTVYLPSYNHNKIVKVLSQIPIVKWHIFSKETTSLIFRKNITIYPVNEFDFIKSMASSSGVLCGAGFETPSEALFLRKKLMVIPMKNQYEQKCNALALKEMGVPVLKKLSKKRITKIAKWIQADNLIDVDYEDTTEDLIEAILLPYYNETLLSTIVF; encoded by the coding sequence ATGAAAATACTATATGCAATACAAGGTACAGGAAATGGGCATATAACTAGAGCCAAAGAAATTATTCCTATTCTACAAGAAAAAGGCGATCTAGATATTTTAGTAAGTGGCAACGAAAATGACTTAGAATTAGGTTATGAAATTAAATATAAAATACACGGATTAAATTACACCTTTGGTAAAAAAGGAGGTATTGATTTTTTAGCTAGTTATAAAAAAATGAATCTATCTCGATTTTTTAAAGAAATTAAAGCATTACCTGTTAAAAAATATGATTTAGTTTTAAATGATTTTGAGCCAGTTTCTGCTTGGGCTGCTAAAATAAATAATGTAAACATTGTTTCTTTAAGTCATCAAAATGCAGTGTCAGATAAAGCTGCACCAAAATACAGTAAGCATTTTTTAGAAAAACTAATTTTAAAATATTACGCACCTGCAAATTCAAAATTTGGTTTTCATTTTAAAACCTATAGTACTACTACATTTACACCAATAATCAGAAAAAAGATTCGTAACAGAAAAATTACAAATAAAGGGCATTTTACAGTATACTTACCATCTTATAATCATAATAAAATAGTAAAAGTATTGTCTCAAATACCAATTGTAAAATGGCATATTTTTTCTAAAGAAACTACAAGTTTAATATTTAGAAAAAACATAACTATTTACCCTGTAAACGAATTCGATTTTATAAAAAGTATGGCTTCATCTAGTGGTGTACTTTGTGGAGCAGGTTTTGAAACTCCTTCTGAAGCTTTATTTTTAAGAAAAAAGCTGATGGTAATACCAATGAAAAACCAATATGAACAAAAATGCAATGCATTAGCTTTAAAAGAAATGGGCGTACCTGTTTTAAAGAAATTAAGCAAAAAAAGAATTACAAAAATTGCAAAATGGATTCAGGCAGATAATCTTATTGATGTAGATTATGAAGATACCACAGAAGATCTAATTGAAGCTATTTTATTGCCATATTACAACGAAACACTATTATCTACCATTGTATTTTAG
- a CDS encoding UDP-2,3-diacylglucosamine diphosphatase yields MKKTKKRKVELVVISDIHLGTYGCRAKEVLNYLKTIQAETLILNGDIIDIWQFKKRFFPKSHMNVIKHITSLLSKETKVYYITGNHDEMLRKFRGFQLGNFKILNKIILNLDGKKAWIFHGDVFDVTMKHSKWLAKLGGKGYDLLIVLNTFINWVSQLFGYGKLSLSKKIKNSVKSAVKFINDFEKTASDIAIDNNYDYVICGHIHQPEIRKIKNQKGETLYLNSGDWIENLTALEYNKKEWSLYEYAKDEVAKSFEFKDTKKGKKKDKEKEHTILFNELLKEFDITNT; encoded by the coding sequence ATGAAAAAAACTAAAAAGCGTAAGGTAGAATTAGTTGTAATTTCTGATATTCATCTAGGCACTTATGGTTGCCGAGCAAAAGAAGTACTGAATTATTTAAAAACCATTCAAGCAGAAACACTAATTCTTAACGGAGATATTATAGACATATGGCAGTTTAAAAAACGATTTTTTCCTAAATCGCATATGAATGTGATTAAACATATCACATCTCTACTATCAAAAGAAACTAAGGTCTATTACATTACTGGAAATCACGATGAAATGCTTAGAAAATTTAGAGGCTTTCAACTAGGTAATTTCAAGATTTTAAATAAAATTATTCTAAATCTGGATGGTAAAAAAGCTTGGATTTTTCACGGTGATGTTTTTGATGTTACAATGAAACACTCTAAATGGTTGGCAAAATTAGGCGGTAAAGGATACGATTTACTAATAGTTTTAAACACTTTTATAAATTGGGTTAGTCAGCTTTTTGGTTATGGAAAATTATCGCTCTCAAAAAAAATAAAAAACAGTGTAAAAAGCGCTGTAAAATTTATTAATGATTTCGAGAAAACTGCTTCTGATATTGCTATTGATAATAATTACGATTATGTGATTTGTGGCCATATTCATCAACCAGAAATCAGAAAAATAAAAAATCAAAAAGGAGAAACTCTTTATTTAAACTCTGGAGATTGGATAGAGAATTTAACTGCTCTCGAATACAATAAAAAAGAATGGTCTTTATACGAATATGCTAAAGATGAAGTTGCTAAAAGCTTTGAGTTTAAAGACACAAAAAAGGGAAAGAAAAAAGACAAAGAAAAAGAACATACTATTCTATTTAATGAATTGTTAAAAGAGTTCGATATAACAAATACATAA